The Microcystis aeruginosa NIES-843 sequence CCGCGCGTGAGATTATAAAGAAAAGTTTCCGCTCGATCGCTCCTCGTGTGTGCCGTGAGAAGATAATTAAAACCCTGTTCTTGGGCGATTGTTTGTAAAGCTTGATAACGCCATTGTCGGGCCTTGGCTTCCGTTTCCGCCATGGGGGGTGCGGTGGTAATATAAACAGGTAATTGCCAAATTTCGGCGATTTTCCGCACATGAGTGACTAATCCTCGGTCGGAGGACCAACGGTGATCACAATGAGCGATCGCTAGTTGCCAACCCCAACGAGAGCGCAAATCCAGCAATAATTGCCCTAAACAGAGGGAATCCTGACCCGCCGACAATGCCACTAATAGAGACGCATTTTTAGGTAGTAATTGTCCCTTTTTCACCGTGGTTTCCAGACGAGTATGGAGAGGGGTCCAAAAATTAGCCAAAATTTTTAGATTTATTTACTTGACAAGGGTGTGGGAAGTATTTTCAGTGAACGGTAAACTGATAACTGATAACTGATAACTGATTTAACCTTGCCAATTAACCCAATCTTGTGGTTTTAGGAAGACATCATAGAGTTTTGCTTCTGGGGTGTTTGGTGCAGGTTGATAACAGTATTCCCAACGAACTAAAGGAGGTAAAGACATCAAAATCGACTCGGTACGACCGTTAGTTTGCAGCCCAAAAATTGTGCCACGATCATAAACTAAATTAAATTCTACATAACGACCGCGACGATAGAGTTGAAACTGACGTTCTCTGTCACCGTATTCCGTCGAGCGCCGTTTCTGGACAATGGGAACGTAAGCGGGTAGAAAAGCCCGGCCACAGTCATTAATGAAACTAAAAATTTCTTCCCAGTTGCGGGGTTGTTGGGGAGATAATTTTTCTGAATAGATAGCGGCATCACTTTCGGCAAAAGGACCACGATAGAGAGGGTCTAAACCGTCTTGGTAATCAAAGAAAATCCCGCCGATGCCTCTGGCTTCCTGACGATGATTGAGATAAAAATATTCATCACACCAGCGTTTAAAAACGGGATAATATTCGGGATGATGTTGGTCGCAAACCTGTTTAAAAGTGCGGTGAAAATGACTAGCATCTTCTTCAAAAGCATAGTAGGGAGTTAAATCAGCGCCACCGCCAAACCACCAAACCGGACCTGCTTCAAAATAGCGATAATTGAGGTGAACCGTGGGAATATAAGGATTGTGAGGATGCAAGACCATCGAGGTTCCCGTGGCATAAAATTGATGACCGGCAGCCTCGGGCCGTTGTTTGGCAATGCTAGGAGGTAATTCTTTCCCCCAAACTTCCGAAAAATTCACCCCTGCTTGTTCAAAAATTGCCCCTTCCCGCAAAACTCGCGAACGTCCGCCGCCACCTTCGGGCCGTTGCCAACTATCTTCGATAAATTTTGCTTGTCCATCCACTTCTTCTAATCCCTGACAAATTTCATCCTGTAGGGATTTCATAAATTCACTGACGCGGCTACGGCTGTCACTGGCGGGCAAATTGGCAAGGGTGGGGGTTGTGGTGAATGCAGTCATACTCAAGGATCAAAGTTGATAACTCAGTGATTATATTACTACTGGGTGATGAAACGGCCGCTCTTCGATACTTAACTTAACATTTAGACGGATTGGGGGTGGGGAAGTGGGGAAGTGGGGGAGTGGGGAAGCGGGGAGAATAAATAAAAATAATCTCCTGAGGACCGGCTCCTGAATTTCGCCAGAATTAGTCTCAATCAGGTTTTTTTAAGAGTTTTGCCCCACAGTTTTTACAAAAATTGGCATCTATATCGTGACGGGGTAAACCACAATCTGGACAAGGATAATCAATTTGAGTGCCAGATTTTAATAGTTGTTTAGTCAGAGTGCTAATTTGCAAGGGAATTAACAAAACTCCCGTTAAAATCATTAAAACTGTCACCATTTTGCCCCCATCAGAAAGGGGAGTTACATCCCCAAATCCCACGGTAGTCATAGTCACAACGGCGAAGTAAAAAGCATCAAAAAATGTCCGATAGACTTGAGGATTAATCGGGTGTTCGATCTGATAAATTAAACCAGCATAGACAAAAATAATCGAGAATAGAGTTAGTAATATGCGAGTAAATACTATCTGATCGGAAGTTTTAATCCGAAAAATAGAGAGATCGGAACCAAAAAAACGAATCACTCGCAAAATTCTAAACCAGCGAAAAATTCTAAAGAACCTAATATCAAAAAAACCAAAAAATAGGGGCAGAATTGACAATAAATCTAGAATGGAAAAAATATTAAAAACAAAGCCTAGTTTTGATTCCGCACACCAAAACCGAATTAAATACTCTAGGGAAAATAAGCTTAAAATTCCCCAATCAAGCTGACGTAACCACATTTGCCAAGTGGCGGATAAGGGATAGGTTTGAGCCACATAAATCCCCAAAGATAGTAAAATTAATGCCAAGATAAGCAGATTTACCGTCAGTCCGATCGCCGTGGTGACATCCTCTAAATAAAAAGCTATTTTGGTGCGAAAAGGGAGCATAAATTCAGCTATCAGTAAACAGTAACCAGTAATCAGTGAACTGAAAGCTCACATCTGATAACTGATCACTGATAACTGATTAAGGTAATTCCACCGAAGTTGGTTTAGCAATATGAGGTAAACCCCAACCTAATTTTTCCCGGAGGATGCGGAAGAATTCCGTCGATTGCAGGCGAATAAAATGAACATTGTAGGGGGATTTCTGCACATTAATTCGATCTTCTGGCAAGATATAAGAACCGCCATTACCGTCCACTACCATCACCATCCGATTAGCAGTTGCTGGGAAAATATTCACAGTTTCCTTGTCAGAAAATACCAAGGACCTAGAAGCTAAAGAATGGGGACAAATGGGAGCTAATTGTAATACCGGCACATCGGGAGTTATTACCGGGCCACCGGCGCTGAGAGCATAGGCAGTAGAACCGGTAGGAGTGGAGAGAATCACCCCATCGGCAGCGATATCGACGGGCGCGTGTTCACCAATTTGAATCTCAAAATGACACATACTGGTGAGGGGTTCGCGGTGGACGACCACCTCATTGAGAGAAAGTGCCTCCCAGAGGAGGGTATCTTCGCGAAATAGTCGCACTGTGATCATCGAGCGATTTTCGATGGTGTAATTCCCCTCTAGAACCAGTTCTAAGGCGGGTTCAAGCTGATTTAGGTAAATTTCGGTCAAAAAGCCCATGTGTCCCGTATTGACCGTTAACAGGGGCAAATTGAGGGTGGCCAACTGCCGGGCCGCCGATAGGACTGTACCATCGCCCCCCAACACGATCGCAAAACTTAAATCCTGATCGAAGTGGGGGGGGACTAACTGATCGATCGGGGTAAAACAAACCGGACGAGAGGGTTTAGAATGGCCTAGCAGGCCACCGCTGCCGGTAGCCATAAACACCTGCCAACCTCGGGAAAGTAGCTGATCTTGTATCTGATGGGCTGTTTTACAAGCGATAGGCTTAATATCGTTGTAAATAATGCCGATTTTGGGCATTGACAAATTTTCCTACTGCTGAATCACGCTTTCTTTTTGAAAGGAGTTTTCTTCTTCTTCTGAGCTTTTTGTTTCTCGAAGTCGATTTCCTTGAGCTTCTTGAGAATGCGGCTAAAGTATTCTTGTAAATAGGATTCTAAAGTAGTTGTTTGACTCGGATCAAGGCCAAATACTTGATAAACTTCTGCCATGGGGGCATCAAGAGCTTGACCACTAGCGAGAACTTCCGCAAAAGCTAGTCGGTCGGATATATTATAAGTCCATTGGAAACAACGGCTTATTCCCCGCATAAAACGCAGTAATCCCATGGGTAAACGCCAAATTTTCCCCTCTTTACCCGATAAGCGTTCGCAAACTTCGATAATTTCTTCAGCTTTCCAAGCTTTGCTGCCCACCACAGGATAGGATTGACCGACGGTTTCGGGGACTTCTAGGGCGCGAACGGCGAATTTAGCGATATCTTGGGTGTCCATGTAGGCGATCGCCGTACTTTCCCCCGTGATCCAGACCGTTTGATTATCTAACATCGGGATGGCGTATTGACCGATTAACCCCTGCATAAAGCCACAGGGACGCAGAATTGTATATTTTAAACCCGATTCTGCTATAAATTTCTCGGTACAGCGTTTTATCTCCATCAAAGGCACGTTGGGATATTTTTCGGCATTGAGAATCGAAAAGAAAATAAAGCGATCTACCCCGGCGGTTTTGGCCGCTTGAATCAGATTAACTTTACCATCCCAATCCACCTGTTTAATGCTGGCCGAGTCCGTCGCCCGGGCAGTAGCGGCATCGATCACCGCATCCATTCCCTCTAAAGCGGCAATAATGGTACTCTTATCCCGTAGGGTTCCCCCGACTAATTCCGCGCCCCATTCCTTCAAAAAAGCCCCTTTTCTCTGACTGCGTACCAAACAACGCACTTGATGTCCCTGATCGATGGCATGACGCACGATCTGTCGCCCTAGGGTTCCCGTCGCACCGACAACTAATACTTTCATCTATAATTAATTTTTTGTTACATTTGTTAACACTTCTCTAAGATACTATCAAAAAAGTGGATCATTGGGGATAGAAAAATTCTAAGATTCCCCGATCCCCGTCCAGTTCTACCATTGTTCCCACCGGTAAAGCGGCATTATCGCCATCATGACCGAAAGGTAACTCAGCAATAACCGCAATACCCAAATCGCCCAAACGCTCTTTTAACACTTCCTCTACGGTTTGACTATCACTACCGGAGGCCGCCAGACAACGGCTAAAACGACCGAGAGCAATGCCTTTAATTCGGGAGAAAATGCCCAGCATTCGCCACTGAGTTAACATTCGATCGATCCGGTAGGGGGCCTCGGTTACGTCCTCTAGGGCTAAAATTACCCCCTCTAGGGTGGGTTGAACCGAGGTTCCGAGGAGATGGGTGGCTACGGTTAAATTAGCTGGTAATAAGCGTCCCCGCACTTTGCCCCCACCCCAACCTTGACCGATAAGAGGGGCTAAAGGACGACCTTCTAGAAGAGAAAAGAGGCGATCGATTGATTGGGGACTTTCTTGGGCTAAGGTGGTTAAAACTGCCCCGTGAACGCTACAAATGCCCTGTTTCGCTAAACTCCATAAAATCCCCGTCACGTCGGAAAAACCGATTAACCATTTCGGGTTAGTTTTTGCCCATGTCCAATTTTCTAAGAGGCGAGCGCTACCGTAACCCCCCCTAGCGCAGAGAATTGCTTGACAATCGGGATCTTGCCATGCTTGGGCTAAAGCTTGACGACGTTGCTCGTCGCTACCAGCGAGATAACCGAGACGATTCGACCAATTCTCGCTAAATTCCACTTGATAACCCCTCGATCGCCAGATTTCTACGCCTTTTTCTAGGGCGGCTAATTCCTTGACGGCTCCACTGGTGGCCACCAGAGAAACTTTAGCACCGGGTTGCAGAAATGATGGGATGATCATAGGTTAATTCTCTTTTGTGGGCGGATTAAGCGGAAATTACAGGCAATTTTGTGGCAGCATGAAAACTGACAGCATATTCTATCGAATGTTTCTCGATTTTCCCGATTCGTTCTTTGAATTAATCGCTCAACCCGATGCTATCGTGAGCAATTATCGATTTACTTCCCAAGAAGTTAAACAACTAGCTTTTCGATTGGATGGTTTATTTTTGCCGCTCGATCATCTAGAAAATTCGCCCTTTTATCTGGTAGAAGTGCAGTTTCAAAAGGATGAAGACCTATATTATCGATTATTTTCGGAACTTTTCTTATATCTTAGACAGTATAAACCTTTGTCACCGTGGCAGATAGTTGTTATTTATCCTAGCCGAGAAATTGAACGAGAACATCCCCAGCAATTTGAAGACTTGTTATCCTTGGCCAGGATTAAAAGAATCTATCTGGATGAATTGGCAAATGACGAGACTCCTTCTTTAGCGATCGCCCTGATCAAATTGGTCACGGAAAGTGAGAGTCAAGCTGTTAATTCTGCTAAGATTTTAATTAAACAGGCTCAAAGAGAAGTGAGCGATCGCTTAGTGCAGAAAAATGTCATTGATTTAATCGAAACGATCATCATTTATAAGTTACCCCAAAAAAGTCGAGAGGAAATTGAAGCTATGTTGGAACTACAAGACCTAAAACAAACTCGTTTCTATCAAGAAGCTTTTGGAGATGGAATTGAACAGGGAATTGAACAGGGAATTGAACAGGGAATTGAACAGGGAATTGAACAGGGAATTGAACGGGGAATAAACTTGCAAAAATTGAAAACAATTCCTCTACTGCAAGACCTCGGTTTAACCCCGCAACAAATCTCGGAACGCTTAGACTTGACTCTGGAAACAGTGCTTAACTATTTGGCACAACAGCAACAATGATCAATCCTGTTTCAACAGTCTAGAAAAGCATCAATAGTAGTGAATCAGTGACCTTTAAGCTATCAGGGATAACTCGATGAATAACGACTTATTGACTTTTCTCTTTTGTGTTGCCCTTCTTATTCTCTATCTATTTTTTTCAGCTTTAACCGAGATGGGAACAAAATGGCCTTGGACAAAAAAATAAGAGAAATACTTATAGATGTAAATAAACATAAAATCGGGTCAGGGACTCGGTCATTGGAAAAATTCTAGAGATTTGCTATCTAAACAATTAACTCGATCGCTCTACTGATAAAATATGAAACTAATTGGTGATATTTCCCCGAGCTTGGATTTATTCTTGTTGCTTTTTTTCTGGCATTGTCTCATCGGTGGCATTGCTACAGTCATCGCTATCAATAAAGGCTATCCAAGATTAAATTGGCTAATCTTCGGACTTCTGGGAGGGACTTTTACCTTTTTTATCGCTCTTTTCCTGAAAAAAAAGCCCAAAATTTAAGGGATGGTATTGCTTGATTATTCTTTAATAGTTCCCATCAACACCTCTAAATCTTCTGCGTCTAACTCCTCTGGGATACCATTGCGAATTAATTCCGAAAAATCCTCATTAGGAACCATAAAACATAGTGCATAAAGTCTTCCGTCCCCCACATTTCTAATCTCGTGAATACCCGTGGGACGGACTAATAAACTATCCCCCGGCCCCAGGGGAATCGGTTTACCATCACAGATAGCCATTCCTTCCCCTTTGAGGATAAAAAACATTTCTACGGCAAAATGATGACGATGGGTAGGGGTGCGACCGTGGGGATCGAAAATTTCCACACAAACGGTCAAGGAATCCCCCGCTACGGTAGAATCGAAGACGATCGCTAAACGATTCGTATCCCCAGCACTAATGCGAAAAACTTGATAATCCCGGGGAGATCGAATCACGGGTAACATACAATGATCGCTAGTTAGTTGGCTATTCATCGCTGATTTCGATCGAAGTGTGGATGATTCTAAGACTAGCAAAAATTTTCAACTTCGCTCGATTGCGTCCACCACTTTACTCACATCTACGATCGCAGCCACATCATGGACGCGCAGGATATCGGCCCCCTTAGCGATCGCTAAAGCACAGGCCGCCGCCGTTCCGAAAACTCGTTCTTTTGGGTCATCTTTGCCTGTAATCTCGCCGATAAAGCGTTTTCTCGACAATCCAATTAAAATAGGTAAATCTAAATCCCGAAATTGCCCTAATTCTCGCAATAACTCAAGATTTTGTGTCCCAGTTTTGGCGAAACCAATCCCCGGATCGATGATAATATTTTCCCTAGCAATGCCCCACTGTAAAGCTTCCTTAACGCGATTCTGTAAAAATTCTTTAATTTCCTTGACTAAATCATCATAATGTGTTATGGATTGCATCGTTTGCGGATTGCCCCGCAGGTGCATGAGGATGATGGGAACGGCCAATTTAGCCACCGTGGGCAATAATAGGCGATCGAAGGTTCCCCCAGAAATATCATTGATCAAATCGGCCCCGGCGGCGATACCTTGGGCTGCCACGATCGCCCGGGTAGTATCGAGAGAGATAGGAATAGAACTTTGTTGTCGAATAGCGGTGATTACGGGGATAACTCGCGATAATTCTGCTTCTAGGCTAATTTCTTCGGCTCCCGGACGGCTGGATTGACCACCGATATCGATTATATCAGCCCCGGCCTCGATCATTTTCATCGCCTGTAGCAGGGCATTTTCAACATTGTCAAATTCTCCCCCATCACTAAAACTATCGGGAGTAACGTTTAAAACACCCATGATATAGGTGCGTTTTCCCCAAGCAAAAATATGTTCACGAATTGCCGTTAAACTAGACATAATACTAAATCCGTTGAGTATAGGCTACATATCAGGAGAGGCACTCATGCACTCATGCACTCATGCAAAAGGGAGAATAAATAAAAATAATCTCCTGACTCCTGAATACTGGCTCCTGACTCCTAACTCCTGAATACTGAATACTGATGGTCATAGTTAATTTTTAGGTAGAGAAGAATCTTTTAATTCAAAATAAGCTTGTACTTCTTCTTTCCAGAGTTGATATTTTTCTTGAATTAGTTGATATTGACTGGCAAAATCGAGGGGCAAATCAACGAGATTGGTATCGATATCGGATTTCACTAATTCCCGTTCGATCAGGGTTTCTCGGATAAATTTTAAACATTCTTGTCTCAAAGTTTCCGCTTGATCAATAATTAGCTGGACTTGATTAATTGCTCGATCGTACAATGGGGTTTGTGAATGAAAAATTTCGGAAGATGCGGCCAGATTTCGCAGTCTATGTAATTGATTTTTCTTTTCTACTAAACTGGCAATTTTGGGGTTAATTTCAAAAAGTAAGGTTTTCACCAGAGGAGCCAAGCGGCGAGTGTTAGTATAATCGTAGTTATTAAGGTCTGATTTAATCAGGTGTACCTGTTGTAAATCGACGGTAATATCGTGGAATTGTATCTCGGTTTCGGTGATGGTGGGATGAATCGTTTTAACTTTCCAAGTAGTAATAGAAGTCAACTGCTGGCGATCACTATTAACCATTTGCCGCTCCATTTTCAGCACATCAAGGGGAATACTATAAAGTTTTTTATCGGGAATATAGATGACATCACTACCGAGAATGCGATCAATTTTAGGACGACGATATAAATAATGATACAGGAATCGATAAAAGCTTTTACTGCCTTGAAATATCTGGACAAATAACCAAATTTTCCAGCTGAATAACCCGCTGACAAAGCGTCCGAATAGATGGGAATTCGAGGAGGGGTTATTCATGAAATTCCGTTATCAGTTATCAGTGAGGGATTCGGGGTTTGGTTCTTTTCAGTGAGCGGTAAATAGTAAACAGTAATCAGGGATAAAGATGAAGATAACTAACTAACTAATTAACTTAAAACTTACATCTGATAACTGATAACTGATCACTGATCACTGATTAAGGACGTTCTCCGGGTAGATTTTTTGACGATGTTGGTTTCGATCTTACCTGTTGACGACCGTTGCGAATAACTTGTAACATTTCCCCTAATTCTCGATCGAGATGTTCTAAAACCGCTTCGGCATAGTCGTCAGCGCCTTTTTGAATTTCATGACATTCAGCTTGGGTTTTTTGTCGTAACTGTTGCACTTCCTGCAAGGTGCTGTGACGCATCTGTTCGATTTCATCGAGGGTTTGTTGTTGCAAGGATTCACACTCCTGCTGAACCCGTTGACGAATTTGGGCCGCTTGCCGTTCTGCTTGTTGAATAATACCGGACTCATCGAGAATTTGGGCGGCTCTTTGTTGAGCGGAACGAAGGACTTGTTGAGCGTATTCCTCCGCTTTAGTGATAATTTCCTGTTCTTCCTGCAAAATTGCCAAAGCTTTCTGTACTGCTGGTGGCACGGTTTCATAGATGAGATCGATCTGTTCGGATATCTGTCCCTCATCGATGATTGTCCAACGGGTGAGGGGGATATGGAAACTATCAAAAATCATCTCTTGCAGACGCGCCAAATCCTGATAGATATCGAAATCGACGGGTGGACTGGGAACCCCACTATTAGAAGTGTTAGGTACTGCTTTTCTGCGATCATTAGGTTCTCGGCGCGCCATAGGTTCAGATCGTCCTCATTGCTGTATTCTAGTATGTTAACTGTAGTATGAGTAAATATCTCTAGAAACGTTTTCTGGGACTAGATGGGTGACGGAGCCACCGAATTGAGCGATTTCTTTAACCACGCTACTACTTAAAAAACTATATTCTTTGGTGGTGGCTAAAAAAACCGTTTCGATCCCTTCCCAGAGGGTTTTATTGGTATGTGCCATTTGCAGTTCTTTTTCAAAGTCTGAGAGGACCCGCAACCCCCGCAACAGCACCTTAGCGCCTTTCAATCTGGCATATTCAACCGTCAATCCTGAAAAACTGTCTATCTCAACGTTTTTCAGGTGTTTTGTACAGTAACTGATCTGTTCTATGCGTTTTTCGACGGTAAATAAGGGGTTTTTATGGGGATTGCAAAGAACTGCCACGATTACTCGCTCGAATAGTGGCACACTGCGTTCGATAATATCTAAATGACCG is a genomic window containing:
- a CDS encoding NAD(+) kinase, with amino-acid sequence MPKIGIIYNDIKPIACKTAHQIQDQLLSRGWQVFMATGSGGLLGHSKPSRPVCFTPIDQLVPPHFDQDLSFAIVLGGDGTVLSAARQLATLNLPLLTVNTGHMGFLTEIYLNQLEPALELVLEGNYTIENRSMITVRLFREDTLLWEALSLNEVVVHREPLTSMCHFEIQIGEHAPVDIAADGVILSTPTGSTAYALSAGGPVITPDVPVLQLAPICPHSLASRSLVFSDKETVNIFPATANRMVMVVDGNGGSYILPEDRINVQKSPYNVHFIRLQSTEFFRILREKLGWGLPHIAKPTSVELP
- a CDS encoding Rpn family recombination-promoting nuclease/putative transposase, with translation MKTDSIFYRMFLDFPDSFFELIAQPDAIVSNYRFTSQEVKQLAFRLDGLFLPLDHLENSPFYLVEVQFQKDEDLYYRLFSELFLYLRQYKPLSPWQIVVIYPSREIEREHPQQFEDLLSLARIKRIYLDELANDETPSLAIALIKLVTESESQAVNSAKILIKQAQREVSDRLVQKNVIDLIETIIIYKLPQKSREEIEAMLELQDLKQTRFYQEAFGDGIEQGIEQGIEQGIEQGIEQGIERGINLQKLKTIPLLQDLGLTPQQISERLDLTLETVLNYLAQQQQ
- the hemF gene encoding oxygen-dependent coproporphyrinogen oxidase codes for the protein MTAFTTTPTLANLPASDSRSRVSEFMKSLQDEICQGLEEVDGQAKFIEDSWQRPEGGGGRSRVLREGAIFEQAGVNFSEVWGKELPPSIAKQRPEAAGHQFYATGTSMVLHPHNPYIPTVHLNYRYFEAGPVWWFGGGADLTPYYAFEEDASHFHRTFKQVCDQHHPEYYPVFKRWCDEYFYLNHRQEARGIGGIFFDYQDGLDPLYRGPFAESDAAIYSEKLSPQQPRNWEEIFSFINDCGRAFLPAYVPIVQKRRSTEYGDRERQFQLYRRGRYVEFNLVYDRGTIFGLQTNGRTESILMSLPPLVRWEYCYQPAPNTPEAKLYDVFLKPQDWVNWQG
- a CDS encoding ion transporter, which encodes MLPFRTKIAFYLEDVTTAIGLTVNLLILALILLSLGIYVAQTYPLSATWQMWLRQLDWGILSLFSLEYLIRFWCAESKLGFVFNIFSILDLLSILPLFFGFFDIRFFRIFRWFRILRVIRFFGSDLSIFRIKTSDQIVFTRILLTLFSIIFVYAGLIYQIEHPINPQVYRTFFDAFYFAVVTMTTVGFGDVTPLSDGGKMVTVLMILTGVLLIPLQISTLTKQLLKSGTQIDYPCPDCGLPRHDIDANFCKNCGAKLLKKPD
- the coaD gene encoding pantetheine-phosphate adenylyltransferase, whose translation is MIAIYPGSFDPVTLGHLDIIERSVPLFERVIVAVLCNPHKNPLFTVEKRIEQISYCTKHLKNVEIDSFSGLTVEYARLKGAKVLLRGLRVLSDFEKELQMAHTNKTLWEGIETVFLATTKEYSFLSSSVVKEIAQFGGSVTHLVPENVSRDIYSYYS
- the folP gene encoding dihydropteroate synthase; this translates as MSSLTAIREHIFAWGKRTYIMGVLNVTPDSFSDGGEFDNVENALLQAMKMIEAGADIIDIGGQSSRPGAEEISLEAELSRVIPVITAIRQQSSIPISLDTTRAIVAAQGIAAGADLINDISGGTFDRLLLPTVAKLAVPIILMHLRGNPQTMQSITHYDDLVKEIKEFLQNRVKEALQWGIARENIIIDPGIGFAKTGTQNLELLRELGQFRDLDLPILIGLSRKRFIGEITGKDDPKERVFGTAAACALAIAKGADILRVHDVAAIVDVSKVVDAIERS
- a CDS encoding SDR family oxidoreductase, with the protein product MKVLVVGATGTLGRQIVRHAIDQGHQVRCLVRSQRKGAFLKEWGAELVGGTLRDKSTIIAALEGMDAVIDAATARATDSASIKQVDWDGKVNLIQAAKTAGVDRFIFFSILNAEKYPNVPLMEIKRCTEKFIAESGLKYTILRPCGFMQGLIGQYAIPMLDNQTVWITGESTAIAYMDTQDIAKFAVRALEVPETVGQSYPVVGSKAWKAEEIIEVCERLSGKEGKIWRLPMGLLRFMRGISRCFQWTYNISDRLAFAEVLASGQALDAPMAEVYQVFGLDPSQTTTLESYLQEYFSRILKKLKEIDFEKQKAQKKKKTPFKKKA
- a CDS encoding S66 peptidase family protein; amino-acid sequence: MIIPSFLQPGAKVSLVATSGAVKELAALEKGVEIWRSRGYQVEFSENWSNRLGYLAGSDEQRRQALAQAWQDPDCQAILCARGGYGSARLLENWTWAKTNPKWLIGFSDVTGILWSLAKQGICSVHGAVLTTLAQESPQSIDRLFSLLEGRPLAPLIGQGWGGGKVRGRLLPANLTVATHLLGTSVQPTLEGVILALEDVTEAPYRIDRMLTQWRMLGIFSRIKGIALGRFSRCLAASGSDSQTVEEVLKERLGDLGIAVIAELPFGHDGDNAALPVGTMVELDGDRGILEFFYPQ
- a CDS encoding cupin domain-containing protein: MNSQLTSDHCMLPVIRSPRDYQVFRISAGDTNRLAIVFDSTVAGDSLTVCVEIFDPHGRTPTHRHHFAVEMFFILKGEGMAICDGKPIPLGPGDSLLVRPTGIHEIRNVGDGRLYALCFMVPNEDFSELIRNGIPEELDAEDLEVLMGTIKE